A genomic window from Lutra lutra chromosome 17, mLutLut1.2, whole genome shotgun sequence includes:
- the LOC125089472 gene encoding zinc finger protein 420-like, translated as MHRYKDSAVEILYLCTDWDNDGESEGPQRNPGRYTQTKAIDLNENLTAPNGERYKPVWKTSLFKSTLSAEQCVSVSTSSNQIVNHSDLWTDPLEHLESNLVHAESNDLSHLENRICLTLNQRFRNEEQSAQWDPYEREFTEELTLQYDQRLFTGDRIAQCTESEKIVNQGSCVHRCVRARFAENHYECDKCGEGFHPSFNFSIHNGHHLGDSPHKDNECGKAHNESSSVGDHQRICEGKSPFTCNKPGTMLSQSSSLNINEIIPQGEKTYIFKECGKSFDCHSTLSQHQRMHTGEKIYKCEEGGQTFKDCSSKNGHSQIYSGEKPCKCQECGKTFNNHSSLNRQHQIHIAGKNYNCNECAKAFTSFSNLIQHQRIHSGDKPYQCQQCGKRVHTGQKPYQCQECGKAFTRSSYLSQHHKIHTGQKPYQCQECGNAFTRRANLSRHQKTHSAEKPYQCQECGKAFKWRSHLCQHHNIHNTEKPYQCQECGNAFNWRSGLAKHKRIHCGEKSYQCKERGNPFKDSTTLIEHYRTHIGEKAYQCQECGKSFNWRSSLTRHHRTHTGEKPYQCQKCGKSFNWRSSLFQHHRIHTGEKPYQCQECGKGFNRRSSLIKHNRIHTGEKPYQCQKCGKAYAVPSQLTKHHRIHNGEKPYQCQECGKAFIHNSYLIQHHRVHTGQKPYQCQECGKAFTRRSGLTKHKRIHCGEKSYQCEECGKPFKNSPTLIEHCRTHSGEKAYQCQECGKSFNWRSSLIQHHRTHTGEKPYQCQECGKAYSIPSQLTKHHRIHTGQKPYQCQECGKAFTRRSDLSQHHKIHTGQKPYQCQKCGKAYAVPSQLTKHHRIHTGEKPYQCQECGKAFKVNSQLSRHSRAHTRA; from the exons ATGCACAGATACAAAGATAGTGCTGTTGAGATTTTGTACTTATGCACAGACTGGGACAATGATGGGGAGAGTGAAGGGCCTCAAAGAAATCCTGGACGATACACCCAAACCAAGGCTATTGACCTTAATGAGAATCTCACTGCCCCAAATGGTGAAAGATACAAACCGGTATGGAAGACCTCCCTTTTTAAGTCAACTCTTTCTGCAGAGCAGTGTGTTTCTGTCAGCACAAGCTCCAATCAGATAGTCAACCATAGCGATTTGTGGACAGACCCCTTGGAACATCTGGAAAGTAACCTAGTCCATGCTGAAAGTAATGATTTGAGCCATTTGGAAAATAGGATTTGTCTGACTTTAAATCAgagatttagaaatgaagaacaaagtgcTCAGTGGGATCCATATGAGAGGGAATTCACTGAGGAGTTGACTCTACAGTATGACCAGAGGCTTTTCACTGGAGACAGAATTGCTCAATGCACTGAATCTGAGAAAATAGTGAACCAGGGCTCCTGTGTTCACAGATGTGTCAGGGCTAGGTTTGCAGAGAACCATTATGAATGTGATAAATGTGGGGAAGGCTTTCATCCAAGCTTTAACTTCAGTATACATAATGGTCACCATTTGGGAGACAGTCCTCATAAAGATAATGAATGTGGCAAAGCTCATAACGAGTCCTCCAGTGTTGGTGATCATCAGAGAATTTGTGAGGGAAAAAGCCCATTCACATGTAATAAACCAGGGACCATGTTGAGTCAGTCATCAAGCCTAAACATCAATGAGATAATCCCTCAGGGAGAGAAAACTTACATCTTTAAGGAATGTGGTAAATCCTTTGACTGCCACTCAACACTATCTCAACATCAGCGAATGCATACtggagaaaaaatatacaaatgtgaAGAAGGTGGTCAAACCTTTAAGGACTGTTCATCAAAAAATGGACATTCACagatctattctggagagaaaccctgcaaatgtcaagaatgtggcaagacTTTTAATAATCACTCAAGTCTTAATAGACAGCACCAAATTCATATTGCAGGGAAAAATTACAACTGTAATGAATGTGCCAAAGCCTTTACATCATTCTCAAACCTTAttcaacatcagagaattcatagtGGAGATAAACCTTACCAGTGTCAACAATGTGGCAAGAG AGTTCATACTGgacagaaaccttaccaatgtcaggaatgtggcaaggcctttaccAGGAGTTCATATCTTTCTCAGCATCACAAAATTCATACTGgacagaaaccttaccaatgtcaggAATGTGGCAATGCCTTTACCAGGAGGGCAAATCTTTCTCGGCATCAGAAAACTCATAGTgcagagaaaccttaccaatgtcaagaatgtggcaaagCCTTCAAGTGGAGGTCACATCTTTGTCAACATCACAACATTCATAATacagagaaaccttaccaatgtcaagaatgtggcaatgCATTTAACTGGAGGTCAGGTCTTGCTAAGCATAAGAGAATTCATTGTGGAGAAAAATCTTACCAATGTAAAGAACGTGGCAATCCCTTTAAGGACAGCACAACTCTTATTGAACATTACAGAACTCATATTGGAGAGAAagcttaccaatgtcaagaatgtggcaagagCTTTAACTGGAGGTCATCCCTTACTCGACATCACAgaactcatactggagagaaaccttaccaatgtcaaaaATGTGGCAAGAGCTTTAACTGGAGGTCATCCCTTtttcaacatcacagaattcatactggagagaaaccttaccaatgtcaggAATGTGGCAAGGGCTTTAACCGGAGGTCATCCCTTATTAAACAtaacagaattcatactggagagaaaccttaccaatgtcaaaaATGTGGTAAGGCCTATGCCGTCCCTTCACAACTTActaaacatcacagaattcataatggagagaaaccttaccaatgtcaagaatgtggcaaggcctttatcCACAACTCATACCTTATACAACATCACAGAGTTCATACTGgacagaaaccttaccaatgtcaggaatgtggcaaggcctttaccAGGAG GTCAGGTCTTACTAAGCATAAGAGAATTCATTGTGGAGAAAAATCTTACCAATGTGAAGAATGTGGCAAGCCCTTTAAGAACAGCCCAACTCTTATTGAACATTGTAGAACTCATAGTGGAGAGAAagcttaccaatgtcaagaatgtggcaagagCTTTAACTGGAGGTCATCCCTTATTCAACATCACAgaactcatactggagagaaaccttaccaatgtcaagaatgtggtaAGGCCTATTCCATCCCTTCACAACTTActaaacatcacagaattcatactggacagaaaccttaccaatgtcaggaatgtggcaaggcctttaccAGGAGGTCAGATCTTTCTCAGCATCACAAAATTCATACTGgacagaaaccttaccaatgtcaaaaATGTGGTAAGGCCTATGCTGTCCCTTCACAACTTActaaacatcacagaattcatactggagagaaaccttaccagtgtcaggaatgtggcaaggcctttaaggTGAACTCACAACTCAGTCGACATAGCAGAGCTCATACTAGAGCGTAA
- the LOC125088915 gene encoding KRAB domain-containing protein 5-like, whose amino-acid sequence MASSQGQLTFRDVAVEFSEEEWGRLTHTQRQLYRDVMLENYGHLLFLGLTVSKPHLIMFLEQEKQLWDGKRKETGGFHPGIWE is encoded by the exons ATGGCCAGTTCTCAG GGACAGCTGACCTTCAGGGATGTGGCCGTAGAATTCTCTGAGGAGGAGTGGGGACGCCTGACCCACACTCAGCGGCAACTGTACAGGGATGTGATGTTGGAGAACTATGGACACCTCCTCTTCTTGG GTCTCACTGTGTCAAAGCCACACCTGATCATGTTTTTGGAGCAAGAGAAGCAGCTCTgggatgggaagagaaaggagaccgGAGGCTTCCATCCAGGTATTTGGGAATGA